The proteins below come from a single Mucilaginibacter mali genomic window:
- a CDS encoding DUF1398 domain-containing protein, whose product MKTNNETPFTVEQIKAAHSKVKSGADFPAYIQELIKLGVTGYQTFVTDSHTLYKGANGYETASAARYEPLIIADASNKSVFVDQLKNHQRGGSDYYTFCRQCAEAGIEKWVVDMAAMTCVYYDKAGNEILSEAIPQ is encoded by the coding sequence ATGAAAACCAATAACGAAACCCCGTTTACCGTAGAACAAATTAAGGCCGCCCACAGCAAAGTGAAAAGCGGCGCCGATTTCCCGGCTTATATACAGGAGCTAATAAAGCTGGGCGTTACCGGGTACCAGACTTTTGTAACCGATAGCCATACCCTTTATAAAGGTGCAAACGGCTATGAAACCGCGTCCGCTGCCCGGTACGAGCCGTTGATCATAGCCGATGCAAGCAATAAATCGGTATTTGTTGATCAACTGAAAAACCATCAGCGGGGCGGATCAGATTATTACACTTTTTGCCGACAATGCGCTGAAGCAGGGATTGAAAAGTGGGTAGTAGATATGGCCGCCATGACCTGCGTGTACTACGATAAGGCCGGGAATGAAATATTGAGCGAAGCGATCCCACAATAA
- a CDS encoding sigma-54-dependent transcriptional regulator, translating to MKKILIVDDEVNVGLLLSKFLTRNNFDVTTANNGANAMEHLKNAEYDLVLCDFRLEDTDGRQMLINIKTSYPKTGVIIITGYSDIKMAVELIKMGAYDYITKPLYPDEILNTITKAIETRHALLEEEPVAAATTTKPSKSDKKQVLSSEFVLGNAKASKELLRQIELVAPTNYSVIIIGESGTGKESVAKSIHLNSPRHAQPFIAMDCGSLTKELAQSEFFGHEKGSFTGALYTKIGHFEMANGGTLFLDEVGNLSYDIQAALLRTVQERKVKRIGSTKEIDLDVRIIVATNENLQDAIQKGRFREDLFHRFNEFGIYMPALRERGSDIMLLADHFLKMANQELGRNVSSFAPDVIECFMNYRWPGNIRELKNVVRRAALLTEGDEVQMKALPLEISINTKYMMPAAAEPAPVSHAEPTPATAKEPKHDLKNAALEAEYDTILKVLREVNFNKTKAAEILQIDRKTLYNKMKAINLGK from the coding sequence ATGAAAAAAATACTCATTGTTGATGATGAAGTTAACGTTGGGCTATTATTATCCAAATTTTTAACGCGCAACAATTTTGACGTTACCACCGCCAATAACGGCGCCAACGCCATGGAGCATCTGAAAAACGCCGAGTACGACCTGGTGCTTTGCGATTTCAGGCTGGAGGATACGGATGGCCGCCAGATGCTGATCAATATCAAAACCAGCTACCCTAAAACAGGGGTGATCATCATCACCGGGTATTCTGATATTAAGATGGCGGTAGAACTGATCAAGATGGGGGCTTATGATTATATCACCAAGCCGCTGTACCCCGATGAGATATTAAATACCATTACCAAAGCTATCGAAACCCGCCACGCCCTGCTGGAAGAGGAACCCGTGGCCGCGGCCACCACTACCAAACCCAGCAAAAGCGATAAGAAACAAGTACTATCGTCGGAGTTTGTACTGGGCAACGCAAAGGCATCGAAAGAACTACTACGCCAGATAGAACTGGTGGCGCCAACCAATTACAGTGTGATCATTATCGGCGAAAGCGGAACAGGCAAGGAATCGGTAGCGAAAAGTATCCACCTTAACAGCCCGCGCCACGCGCAGCCATTCATCGCTATGGATTGCGGCTCGCTGACCAAGGAACTGGCCCAAAGTGAGTTCTTCGGGCACGAAAAAGGCTCGTTCACCGGTGCGTTATATACCAAAATAGGCCACTTTGAAATGGCCAACGGCGGCACGCTGTTTTTAGATGAAGTGGGAAACCTGTCTTACGATATACAGGCCGCCCTGCTGCGCACCGTGCAGGAGCGCAAGGTAAAGCGCATTGGCAGCACTAAAGAGATAGACCTGGATGTGCGCATTATAGTGGCAACTAACGAAAACCTGCAGGACGCTATCCAAAAAGGCCGCTTCCGCGAAGACCTTTTCCACCGCTTTAACGAGTTTGGTATCTACATGCCTGCCCTGCGCGAACGTGGCAGCGATATTATGCTGCTGGCTGACCACTTTTTAAAGATGGCCAACCAGGAACTGGGCCGCAACGTAAGCAGTTTTGCCCCTGATGTGATAGAGTGTTTCATGAATTACCGCTGGCCGGGCAATATCCGCGAGTTAAAGAACGTGGTACGCCGTGCAGCCTTATTAACCGAGGGCGACGAGGTGCAGATGAAAGCCCTGCCGCTGGAAATATCCATCAACACCAAATATATGATGCCGGCTGCTGCCGAACCGGCCCCGGTAAGCCATGCCGAACCAACCCCTGCCACTGCCAAAGAGCCAAAGCACGACCTGAAAAACGCCGCGCTGGAAGCCGAATACGATACCATATTAAAAGTACTGCGCGAGGTGAATTTTAATAAAACCAAGGCCGCCGAGATTTTACAGATAGACCGCAAAACATTATACAATAAAATGAAGGCCATTAATTTGGGCAAGTAA
- a CDS encoding helix-turn-helix domain-containing protein codes for MTFISYIPCPALQPYVASFAISGQADGAVYKILPGTGLVIGFQYRGSLAYLEDETTIPLDTAGITGLNDTYRVFKSSANIGSVLVFFRDGGAAPFFKDPLHELFKESISLDNFMLRSELLILEERLCTARTDGDKIKVVEQFLLSKMRQLKPDTLVAAAIGLIWQSRGNIRMAYLSERLHISQSPFEKRFRKVVGASPKKFASIVRLKTLIADAGSDLSYTEISYSAGFYDQSHFIKEFKSFTGETPEAFFGKEK; via the coding sequence ATGACGTTTATAAGCTATATCCCATGCCCTGCGCTGCAGCCATACGTTGCGTCCTTTGCTATTTCCGGGCAGGCGGACGGTGCGGTTTATAAGATATTGCCAGGCACCGGTTTGGTCATCGGGTTTCAGTACCGGGGCAGTTTGGCTTACCTGGAAGATGAAACAACGATACCTTTGGATACAGCGGGCATTACCGGATTGAACGATACTTACCGGGTGTTTAAAAGTTCGGCCAATATTGGTTCGGTGCTGGTGTTTTTCAGGGATGGCGGGGCGGCGCCATTTTTTAAAGATCCCTTGCACGAATTGTTTAAAGAGAGTATTTCGCTCGATAATTTCATGCTCCGGTCGGAACTACTGATACTGGAAGAACGCCTTTGCACGGCCAGGACCGATGGCGATAAGATAAAAGTGGTTGAGCAATTCCTGCTGTCTAAAATGCGGCAGCTAAAGCCCGACACGCTGGTAGCCGCTGCCATCGGCCTCATTTGGCAAAGCAGGGGGAACATCCGCATGGCCTACCTGTCCGAACGGCTCCACATTAGCCAAAGCCCGTTTGAAAAACGCTTTAGAAAAGTGGTTGGCGCATCGCCTAAAAAATTCGCATCGATAGTGCGGCTTAAAACCCTGATCGCCGACGCGGGCAGCGACCTGTCGTATACCGAAATAAGTTATAGCGCTGGTTTTTACGATCAATCGCACTTTATCAAAGAGTTTAAAAGCTTTACAGGTGAAACACCTGAAGCGTTTTTCGGGAAAGAAAAATAA
- the accC gene encoding acetyl-CoA carboxylase biotin carboxylase subunit, with amino-acid sequence MFKKILIANRGEIALRIIRTCKEMGIKTVAVYSTADRDSLHVRFADEAVCIGPPASRDSYLNIPNIISAAELTNADAIHPGYGFLSENAKFSAICAEYNIKFIGATADQINAMGDKASAKATMKKAGVPCIPGSEGLLESVKQGLEISKKIGYPVILKATAGGGGRGMRIVWKDEEFEPAWDSARAEAGAAFANDGMYLEKYVVDPRHIEIQVVGDQYGKVCHLSERDCSIQRRHQKLVEEAPSPFMTEKLRKKMGEAAIKGAKAVKYEGAGTIEFLVDKDRNFYFMEMNTRIQVEHPVTEEVINFDLIKEQIKVAAGIPISGKNYEPQMHAIECRINAEDPFNNFRPSPGKITNFHSPGGHGVRVDTHVYSGYVIPPNYDSMIAKVICVAQTREEALSTMSRALSEFVIEGVKTTIPFHLKLLQDPNFRAGNFTTKFMETFEYAD; translated from the coding sequence ATGTTTAAAAAAATATTAATAGCTAATCGTGGTGAGATAGCCTTGCGTATCATCCGTACCTGCAAGGAGATGGGTATAAAAACGGTAGCTGTATATTCAACCGCCGACCGCGACAGCCTGCACGTGCGTTTTGCCGATGAGGCCGTATGTATCGGTCCGCCGGCCAGCCGCGATTCGTACCTGAATATCCCCAACATCATCTCGGCCGCCGAGCTGACCAATGCCGACGCCATCCACCCGGGCTACGGCTTTTTATCTGAAAATGCCAAATTCTCGGCTATCTGCGCCGAATACAATATCAAGTTCATCGGTGCCACTGCCGACCAGATCAACGCCATGGGCGACAAAGCTTCGGCTAAGGCAACCATGAAAAAAGCCGGTGTACCTTGTATCCCGGGTTCGGAAGGTCTGTTGGAGAGCGTTAAGCAAGGTTTAGAGATCTCTAAAAAGATCGGCTACCCTGTTATCCTTAAAGCTACTGCCGGTGGTGGTGGCCGCGGTATGCGCATTGTGTGGAAGGATGAAGAGTTTGAGCCCGCCTGGGATTCGGCCCGTGCCGAAGCAGGCGCCGCCTTCGCTAACGATGGCATGTACCTGGAAAAATACGTGGTAGACCCACGCCATATTGAAATACAGGTAGTGGGCGACCAGTACGGCAAAGTTTGCCACCTAAGCGAGCGCGACTGCTCTATCCAGCGCCGTCACCAGAAACTGGTGGAAGAGGCCCCATCCCCCTTCATGACTGAAAAACTGCGTAAAAAAATGGGCGAGGCGGCTATTAAAGGCGCCAAAGCCGTTAAATACGAAGGTGCCGGTACCATCGAGTTTTTGGTGGATAAAGACCGTAATTTCTACTTTATGGAGATGAATACCCGCATACAGGTAGAGCATCCCGTAACCGAAGAGGTAATCAATTTTGACTTAATTAAGGAACAAATAAAGGTTGCTGCCGGTATCCCTATCTCGGGCAAAAACTACGAGCCACAAATGCACGCCATCGAATGCCGTATCAATGCCGAGGATCCGTTCAACAACTTCCGTCCGTCGCCAGGTAAAATTACCAATTTCCACTCGCCGGGTGGCCATGGTGTGCGTGTGGATACGCATGTGTACAGCGGTTATGTGATCCCGCCAAATTACGATTCGATGATAGCCAAGGTGATCTGCGTAGCGCAAACCCGCGAAGAAGCGTTGAGCACCATGTCGCGCGCGCTGAGCGAATTTGTGATCGAGGGTGTAAAAACCACCATTCCGTTCCACCTGAAGCTGTTGCAGGATCCTAATTTCCGTGCTGGTAACTTTACCACCAAGTTTATGGAGACTTTTGAGTACGCCGACTAA
- the accB gene encoding acetyl-CoA carboxylase biotin carboxyl carrier protein, with translation MDIKQIQDLIRFVSKSGVNEVAIEQENFKITIKTNQAPTFVTATVPQAQPVAAGLPAAAPATEEAPAAAAPATAPAAADTSKYITIKSPMIGTFYRSASPEKPFFVNVGDEIGTGSVLCIIEAMKLFNEIEAEVSGRIVKVLVDNASPVEYDQPLFLVEPV, from the coding sequence ATGGATATTAAGCAAATACAGGACCTTATACGCTTTGTTTCAAAATCGGGCGTAAATGAAGTTGCTATTGAGCAGGAGAATTTTAAGATCACTATTAAAACCAACCAGGCGCCAACCTTTGTTACGGCAACTGTGCCACAAGCACAACCAGTAGCAGCCGGCTTACCGGCAGCTGCCCCTGCAACAGAGGAAGCACCGGCAGCAGCGGCTCCGGCAACAGCGCCAGCGGCGGCTGATACCTCAAAATATATCACTATCAAATCGCCAATGATCGGTACCTTCTACCGTTCGGCCAGCCCGGAGAAACCATTCTTTGTGAATGTGGGCGACGAGATAGGCACTGGCAGCGTACTGTGCATTATCGAGGCGATGAAGCTGTTTAACGAAATTGAAGCCGAAGTATCGGGCCGTATTGTTAAAGTGCTGGTAGATAACGCTTCGCCGGTTGAATACGACCAGCCTTTGTTTTTAGTAGAACCTGTTTAG
- the rpmF gene encoding 50S ribosomal protein L32 produces the protein MPHPKRKFSKSRTAKRRTHYKAEAPTLTTCQTTGAIHLPHRAYTVDGNVYYNGKVLIEKAAVA, from the coding sequence ATGCCACATCCAAAACGGAAATTTTCCAAATCAAGAACCGCGAAGCGCCGTACACACTACAAAGCTGAGGCTCCTACTTTAACTACTTGCCAAACTACAGGCGCGATCCACTTACCGCACCGCGCTTACACTGTTGATGGTAACGTATACTACAACGGTAAAGTACTTATTGAGAAAGCAGCCGTAGCCTAA
- the tatC gene encoding twin-arginine translocase subunit TatC: MSDTGNKLVNAIKDKGKNLEAEMSFFDHLEALRWHLIRASVAILVFTILAFSYFDTLWQGIIMAPSKNDFWTARKMCELGHWLHRDMCFNTIKVQLMNNEMAGQFILQINTSLLAGITLGIPYLLWEIWRFVKPALHEKERKAASGFVFYATFLFFLGVMFGYYVITPISVHFLMGYTVSPDILNLPDIDSYLSSVATLTLATGLVFELPILIYILANLGIMTPKFMRASRRYAIVVILIIAAVVTPTPDMLTMTVVSIPLFILYEVSIFVAVAVEKRKIKKSEELMRS, encoded by the coding sequence ATGAGCGATACCGGAAATAAACTTGTAAATGCCATAAAGGATAAAGGAAAAAACCTGGAAGCCGAAATGTCGTTCTTCGACCATTTGGAGGCTTTAAGGTGGCATTTGATCCGTGCTTCTGTAGCTATATTGGTATTCACCATCCTGGCGTTCAGTTATTTTGATACGCTATGGCAGGGTATTATAATGGCCCCCAGCAAAAACGATTTTTGGACGGCCCGTAAAATGTGCGAACTGGGCCATTGGCTGCACCGCGATATGTGTTTCAACACCATCAAGGTACAATTAATGAATAACGAGATGGCCGGGCAGTTCATCCTACAGATCAATACTTCGTTGCTGGCAGGTATCACCTTGGGTATCCCGTACCTGTTGTGGGAGATATGGCGCTTTGTAAAGCCGGCACTGCATGAGAAGGAGCGTAAGGCTGCTAGCGGTTTCGTATTCTATGCCACGTTCCTGTTCTTTTTGGGGGTTATGTTCGGGTATTATGTAATCACACCTATATCTGTACACTTTTTAATGGGCTATACAGTTAGTCCGGATATCCTTAATTTGCCCGATATCGATTCGTACCTGTCATCGGTTGCCACCTTAACACTGGCCACCGGCCTTGTTTTTGAATTGCCTATCCTGATATACATTTTAGCTAACCTGGGCATCATGACGCCTAAGTTTATGCGGGCCAGCCGGCGCTATGCCATTGTGGTTATCCTGATCATAGCCGCGGTAGTTACCCCAACGCCCGATATGCTGACCATGACAGTGGTAAGTATCCCACTGTTTATCCTTTACGAAGTAAGTATTTTTGTAGCGGTAGCTGTGGAGAAACGTAAGATCAAAAAGAGTGAAGAGCTGATGAGAAGCTAA
- a CDS encoding beta-ketoacyl-ACP synthase III, which yields MSKIHAAITAVHGYAPEYVLTNQELETMVDTNDEWITSRTGIKERRIQKGEGLATSDMAVPAVEGLLKKRGISAEEIDLIIFCTTTPDMPFPATANILADKIGAKNAWGYDLQAACSGFIFGLATGAQFIESGKHTKVLVVGGDKMSSIINYEDRATCIIFGDGCGAALLEPNTEGLGIVDSILRSDGSGRQFLHQKAGGSLKPASHETVDAKEHFAYQEGQAVFKFAVTNMADVAAEVMEKNNLTADDIAWLIPHQANKRIIDATANRTGVTSDKVIVNIERYGNTTNGTIPLCLWEWEDKFKKGDNIILAAFGGGFTWGSIYLKWAY from the coding sequence ATGAGTAAAATTCATGCCGCTATAACCGCGGTGCACGGCTACGCCCCTGAGTATGTGCTTACCAACCAGGAACTGGAAACCATGGTCGATACCAACGATGAATGGATCACCAGCCGTACCGGCATAAAAGAACGTCGTATACAAAAAGGCGAGGGCCTTGCTACTTCAGATATGGCCGTTCCGGCTGTTGAAGGTCTATTAAAAAAACGCGGCATCAGCGCCGAAGAGATCGACCTGATCATATTTTGCACTACCACCCCCGATATGCCATTCCCGGCTACCGCAAACATTTTAGCCGATAAAATTGGCGCGAAGAATGCCTGGGGGTACGATCTGCAGGCGGCCTGCTCGGGCTTTATATTTGGCCTGGCTACCGGCGCGCAGTTTATAGAGAGTGGTAAGCATACTAAAGTATTGGTTGTTGGCGGTGATAAAATGTCGTCGATCATCAATTACGAAGACCGTGCTACCTGTATTATTTTTGGTGATGGCTGCGGCGCTGCCCTGCTTGAGCCCAATACCGAAGGTTTAGGCATTGTCGATTCGATTTTACGCAGCGACGGCTCAGGCCGTCAGTTCCTGCACCAAAAGGCAGGCGGTTCGTTAAAACCCGCATCGCACGAAACTGTCGACGCTAAAGAACACTTTGCTTACCAGGAAGGCCAGGCGGTGTTTAAGTTTGCCGTTACCAATATGGCCGATGTAGCTGCCGAGGTAATGGAAAAGAACAACCTTACTGCCGATGATATTGCCTGGCTGATACCCCACCAGGCCAACAAGCGCATTATCGATGCTACCGCTAACCGCACCGGTGTAACATCAGACAAGGTGATCGTAAACATCGAACGTTATGGCAATACCACCAACGGCACCATACCGCTGTGCCTGTGGGAGTGGGAAGACAAGTTTAAAAAAGGCGACAACATTATACTGGCTGCCTTTGGCGGCGGCTTTACCTGGGGTTCTATCTACCTTAAGTGGGCGTATTAA
- the plsX gene encoding phosphate acyltransferase PlsX, whose amino-acid sequence MKIGLDIMGGDYAPKATVLGAIAACKSLAEGQKLVLIGDQAVALEILQENNFSADNFEFVNTTEVIGMGEHPTKAIVQKPDSSISVGFNLLKEGKIDAFSSAGNTGAMLVGSMFSVKTIPGVQRPAMTTIVPKLKGGLGILLDVGANADCKPEVLVQFGVLGSLFAQSVYGIENPRVSLMNIGEEEEKGNLLCQATYPLMKETTLFNFVGNVEGRDLFNDSADVYVCDGFTGNVILKMAESFYVITIKKGLKDEFFDRFNYEQYGGSPILGVNAPVVVGHGISSPEAIKNMVLLSKNMVETGLVDKVKQAFQ is encoded by the coding sequence ATGAAGATTGGCTTAGATATTATGGGCGGCGATTACGCTCCCAAAGCAACTGTTTTAGGGGCGATAGCAGCTTGTAAATCATTAGCTGAAGGGCAAAAGCTTGTACTGATTGGAGATCAGGCAGTTGCCCTTGAAATTTTACAGGAAAATAATTTTAGCGCCGATAACTTCGAGTTTGTAAACACAACCGAAGTGATTGGCATGGGCGAGCATCCCACCAAGGCCATTGTTCAAAAGCCCGATTCGAGCATCAGTGTAGGTTTTAACCTTTTAAAGGAGGGTAAGATCGACGCGTTCTCATCGGCCGGAAACACAGGCGCTATGCTGGTGGGCTCCATGTTCAGCGTAAAAACCATACCGGGCGTACAACGCCCCGCCATGACAACCATTGTACCCAAACTGAAAGGCGGTTTGGGTATTTTGTTGGATGTAGGCGCCAATGCCGATTGCAAGCCCGAAGTGCTGGTGCAGTTTGGCGTTTTGGGTAGCTTGTTTGCCCAATCGGTATATGGTATCGAAAATCCCCGCGTATCGCTAATGAACATTGGCGAGGAAGAAGAAAAAGGCAATCTCCTTTGCCAGGCTACCTACCCTTTAATGAAAGAAACCACCTTGTTTAACTTTGTTGGCAATGTGGAAGGCCGCGACCTGTTTAACGACAGTGCCGACGTTTACGTTTGCGATGGCTTTACAGGTAACGTGATCCTTAAAATGGCCGAATCTTTTTATGTCATCACTATTAAAAAGGGCCTTAAAGACGAATTTTTCGACCGCTTTAATTACGAGCAGTATGGCGGCAGCCCCATTTTGGGCGTGAACGCCCCTGTTGTGGTAGGCCACGGCATATCAAGTCCGGAAGCTATCAAAAACATGGTGCTGCTATCAAAAAACATGGTCGAAACAGGTTTGGTTGATAAAGTAAAACAAGCTTTTCAGTAA
- a CDS encoding histidine kinase, which produces MMEGEEKKTIDAEVLYQLRHDIRNQLSGMILCLEQLRFELTDPPPDWQYYMDSISDGCKNINKFLDEVK; this is translated from the coding sequence GTGATGGAGGGAGAAGAAAAGAAAACCATTGACGCCGAGGTACTTTACCAACTGCGGCACGATATCCGCAACCAGCTTTCGGGGATGATCCTGTGCCTGGAGCAACTCCGTTTTGAACTGACCGACCCACCTCCGGACTGGCAATACTACATGGATTCTATCAGCGATGGCTGTAAGAATATCAATAAGTTTTTGGATGAGGTAAAGTAA
- a CDS encoding IS1182 family transposase, producing MGGKVVFKEYDPDQLTFLPYKLEELVPQGHPVRIVSKVVDQVDVKPINRKYKGGGASSFHPRLMLKLLIYGYLTNTYSSRKLEDQAAQNVHFMWLLGMKKPDHNTINRFRSEKLSGVLKEIFSQIVLLLQQEGIVSLKEAVFTDGTKIESVANKYTFVWGKSIKNSKEKMKAQLDELWSYAQTIAAEELKDTAPLEYSEINPEKVKETISKINAALDDKEDVDKKVRQKLNYAKKHWPENLARYDEQEKLLGGRNSFSKTDPGATFMRMKEDPMLNGQLKPGYNLQISTQEQFILNYSLHQTTTDYQTLPSHIEQYETLYHALPKAVVADAGYGSDENYGVLQQKGIEAYIKYNTFDQEQNKGIKAFGNDSLHYNEQEDYLVCPMGQHMQHIGTGQRVSTSGYVQLISRYQAQNCENCPMRGVCHQAAGNRVVEINHSLRIHKQIAKERLNTEQGIKYRKRRPADVEPVFANLKHNHGFRRFLLKGMSKTEVEIGLLSIAHNLRKWKA from the coding sequence ATGGGAGGAAAAGTAGTCTTTAAGGAATATGATCCTGACCAGTTAACCTTTTTACCGTATAAACTGGAGGAACTGGTACCGCAGGGTCATCCGGTACGTATTGTATCGAAGGTGGTCGATCAGGTAGATGTTAAACCGATTAACCGCAAGTATAAAGGCGGCGGGGCATCCAGCTTTCATCCGCGGCTGATGCTCAAGCTGCTGATCTACGGTTATCTGACCAACACGTATTCTTCACGGAAGTTGGAAGACCAGGCCGCGCAGAATGTACATTTCATGTGGCTTTTAGGCATGAAAAAGCCTGATCACAATACCATCAACCGTTTCCGGAGCGAGAAGCTGTCGGGTGTTTTAAAGGAGATCTTCTCACAGATCGTATTGTTATTACAGCAGGAAGGTATCGTCTCGCTGAAAGAAGCTGTTTTTACCGATGGTACCAAGATCGAATCGGTAGCGAACAAGTACACTTTTGTATGGGGCAAAAGCATTAAGAACAGCAAGGAGAAGATGAAAGCCCAATTGGATGAACTGTGGAGTTATGCGCAAACCATCGCTGCCGAAGAACTTAAAGACACCGCACCGCTGGAATACAGCGAGATCAACCCGGAAAAAGTAAAAGAAACGATCTCAAAGATCAACGCCGCCCTGGACGATAAGGAAGATGTCGATAAGAAAGTAAGGCAGAAGCTGAACTATGCCAAAAAGCACTGGCCGGAGAACCTGGCCCGGTATGACGAGCAGGAAAAGCTGTTAGGCGGTCGCAACAGCTTTTCGAAGACCGACCCGGGTGCCACCTTCATGCGGATGAAAGAAGACCCTATGCTGAACGGGCAGCTTAAACCCGGATACAATCTGCAGATCTCCACCCAGGAGCAGTTCATCTTGAACTATAGCCTGCACCAAACCACAACCGATTACCAGACCCTTCCATCACACATCGAACAATACGAAACTTTATATCATGCACTTCCAAAAGCGGTAGTGGCCGATGCGGGCTACGGTTCGGACGAGAACTATGGCGTATTACAGCAAAAAGGCATTGAAGCTTATATCAAATACAACACGTTCGACCAGGAACAAAATAAAGGCATCAAAGCATTCGGTAATGACAGTTTGCACTATAATGAACAGGAAGATTACCTGGTATGTCCGATGGGACAACACATGCAGCATATCGGCACCGGGCAGCGGGTCTCCACATCCGGCTATGTGCAACTGATCAGCCGCTATCAGGCGCAGAATTGTGAAAACTGCCCCATGCGGGGCGTTTGTCACCAAGCAGCCGGTAACCGCGTGGTGGAGATCAACCACAGCCTTAGAATACACAAGCAGATAGCGAAAGAAAGATTGAATACCGAACAGGGCATCAAATACCGAAAGCGACGGCCCGCAGATGTCGAACCGGTGTTCGCCAACCTGAAGCATAATCACGGCTTCAGGCGATTCCTGCTGAAGGGAATGTCCAAAACCGAGGTCGAAATAGGGTTATTATCCATCGCACATAACCTCAGAAAGTGGAAAGCCTGA
- a CDS encoding AI-2E family transporter, with protein MSIFNYKQRNNITLIAIILLGCLLFYALSDLFSSILGAIVLYTIFRPFYLYLVEGKKWNKSLVAVIIILISVILVVIPFLTLSFMMIDKISTLNRNTFPIEEWLGKLDKFAGSNFKQPHLADSIMLRVGSLATDLFPSILSSAVSILITLLVMYFLLYFMFVQMREFEAGLLRYAPFREQHAMKFAVALRDATYSNVLGQGIISIVQGVLLANGFLVFGIPDPVFWGVVGAFISFLPVVGAPTLCIPAAIILMINGHSLKGVLLLVYGLIFIGNVDNVLRMIINKRVANTHPIISIIGVFIGIPLFGILGLVFGPVLLSYFLLLVEIYETNRMAADRLERIKTGPDI; from the coding sequence ATGTCCATTTTTAACTATAAACAGCGTAATAACATTACCCTGATCGCCATCATCTTGCTGGGGTGTTTGCTGTTTTACGCTCTTAGCGATCTGTTTAGCTCTATACTGGGCGCTATAGTGCTGTATACCATCTTCAGGCCATTTTACCTGTATTTGGTAGAGGGGAAGAAATGGAATAAATCGCTTGTGGCGGTTATCATCATATTAATATCGGTCATTTTGGTGGTGATCCCTTTTCTTACCCTCAGCTTTATGATGATCGATAAGATCTCTACCCTCAACCGCAATACCTTCCCGATAGAGGAATGGCTGGGTAAGCTGGATAAATTTGCCGGATCGAACTTTAAGCAGCCGCATCTGGCCGACAGCATTATGCTAAGAGTCGGTTCGCTGGCTACCGATCTGTTCCCATCGATATTAAGCAGCGCGGTGAGTATATTGATCACGCTGCTGGTAATGTACTTTTTGCTGTACTTTATGTTTGTGCAGATGCGCGAGTTTGAGGCCGGGCTGCTACGCTACGCTCCTTTCCGCGAGCAGCATGCCATGAAGTTTGCTGTAGCCCTGCGCGATGCTACCTATTCCAACGTTTTGGGCCAGGGTATCATATCCATTGTGCAGGGCGTACTGCTGGCCAACGGCTTCCTGGTGTTCGGTATCCCCGATCCGGTTTTTTGGGGCGTAGTGGGCGCTTTTATCTCATTTTTACCGGTGGTAGGCGCGCCTACGCTGTGCATCCCCGCGGCTATTATCCTGATGATAAACGGGCATTCGCTAAAGGGGGTTTTACTGCTGGTTTACGGGCTGATATTTATCGGTAACGTAGATAATGTGCTGCGCATGATCATTAATAAGCGGGTAGCCAACACGCATCCTATAATTTCTATCATTGGGGTATTCATCGGTATCCCGCTTTTTGGTATATTGGGGCTGGTTTTTGGCCCGGTACTATTATCGTACTTTCTGCTGCTGGTAGAGATCTACGAAACCAACCGCATGGCGGCCGACAGGCTGGAACGGATAAAAACAGGCCCTGATATTTAA